One Neisseria sp. Marseille-Q5346 genomic region harbors:
- a CDS encoding ABC transporter substrate-binding protein, with protein sequence MNRFLQTLIVTAPMVIAAPYVAAETHPAQKQMQQNIDAVLKIARNTSLTEAQRVKQVEQYANRYLDYERISALAVGAPWREFSAKQKTDFIRAFKDMVIAMYSHSALIGAADANVRLLPKMTANGNKFDVFSEIQTKKGTKYEVAYQLYQSGGAYKIYNIRVDGTSLVTVYRNQFGELIKSKGIDGTIATVEAKGLKKQ encoded by the coding sequence ATGAACCGTTTTCTTCAGACTTTGATTGTGACCGCACCGATGGTAATTGCCGCGCCTTATGTGGCGGCGGAAACGCATCCTGCGCAAAAACAGATGCAGCAGAACATTGATGCTGTGTTGAAAATTGCACGTAACACGTCTTTGACAGAGGCGCAACGTGTGAAACAGGTTGAGCAGTATGCCAACCGTTATCTGGATTATGAACGTATTTCGGCTTTGGCTGTCGGCGCGCCATGGCGTGAATTTTCTGCCAAACAGAAAACTGATTTTATCCGTGCTTTCAAAGACATGGTGATTGCGATGTACTCGCACTCTGCACTGATTGGTGCGGCGGATGCGAATGTGCGCCTGTTGCCGAAGATGACGGCAAACGGCAATAAGTTTGACGTTTTCTCGGAAATTCAAACCAAAAAAGGCACCAAGTATGAAGTAGCCTACCAGCTTTACCAAAGCGGCGGTGCGTATAAGATTTACAACATCCGCGTGGACGGTACCAGCTTGGTAACGGTATACCGCAACCAATTTGGCGAGCTGATTAAGAGCAAAGGCATTGACGGTACGATTGCGACTGTCGAAGCCAAGGGCTTGAAGAAACAATAA
- the earP gene encoding elongation factor P maturation arginine rhamnosyltransferase EarP produces the protein MNTPLPYTCWIFCNVIDNFGDIGVSWRLARVLQRELGWQVHLWTDDFPSLQALCPDLASIPNIHQGIGIHAWQTDHAEDTDTAPTPDIVIETFACELPDNVQTIIRRHQPLWLNWEYLSAEDSNERLHLMPSPQAGGIQKYFWFMGFSEKSGGLLRERDYTESAGLDTEALRRQLKLPAKNAPEWLLFGYQSDIWAKWLTMWQQAGQPITLLLAGTQIIASLKNSGLVPQNALLEDGDMYQSEHVTLIKIPFVAQQNFDKLLNLADGAIIRGEDSFVRAQLAGKPFFWHIYPQEENIHLDKLHAFWDKAHQVYPDVVATAHHLLSDELNNGEALSDSQRLQAWQTLTARQNEWRQSAAKWRNGLFAQKSAVEKLAAFISKHKKIR, from the coding sequence ATGAACACTCCCCTACCTTATACCTGCTGGATTTTCTGCAACGTCATCGACAACTTCGGCGACATCGGCGTTTCATGGCGGCTGGCGCGTGTTTTGCAACGGGAACTCGGCTGGCAAGTGCATTTATGGACAGACGATTTCCCATCCCTTCAGGCACTCTGCCCTGACTTGGCCTCGATTCCCAATATCCATCAAGGCATCGGCATTCACGCTTGGCAAACCGACCATGCCGAAGATACCGATACAGCCCCTACCCCCGACATCGTCATCGAAACCTTCGCTTGCGAACTGCCCGACAATGTTCAAACCATCATCCGTCGACACCAACCGCTTTGGCTCAACTGGGAATACCTCAGCGCGGAAGACAGCAACGAGAGGCTGCACTTAATGCCCTCGCCCCAAGCCGGCGGCATACAGAAATACTTTTGGTTTATGGGTTTCAGCGAAAAAAGCGGCGGCCTGCTGCGCGAACGCGATTACACAGAATCTGCCGGACTTGATACGGAAGCCTTACGCCGACAACTCAAACTTCCCGCAAAAAATGCGCCCGAGTGGCTGCTTTTCGGCTATCAAAGCGATATTTGGGCAAAATGGCTGACCATGTGGCAACAGGCCGGCCAACCCATCACCCTGCTGCTTGCAGGTACACAAATCATCGCCAGCCTGAAAAACAGCGGCCTAGTGCCGCAAAACGCCCTGCTTGAAGACGGCGATATGTATCAAAGCGAACACGTTACCCTGATCAAAATCCCTTTCGTTGCACAACAGAATTTCGATAAACTGCTCAACCTTGCCGACGGCGCCATCATACGCGGCGAAGACAGCTTTGTTCGCGCCCAGCTCGCCGGAAAACCTTTCTTTTGGCACATCTATCCGCAAGAAGAAAATATCCATCTCGACAAACTACACGCGTTTTGGGACAAAGCGCATCAGGTTTATCCGGATGTTGTCGCCACGGCACACCACCTCCTTTCCGACGAACTCAACAACGGCGAAGCACTCAGCGACAGCCAGCGCCTGCAAGCATGGCAAACCCTGACGGCACGCCAAAACGAATGGCGGCAAAGCGCGGCAAAATGGCGGAATGGACTTTTTGCTCAAAAAAGTGCCGTTGAAAAACTTGCCGCCTTTATTTCAAAGCACAAAAAAATACGCTAA
- a CDS encoding pyridoxal phosphate-dependent aminotransferase: MEKFPKSSKLDHVCYDIRGPVHKKALQLEEEGNKILKLNIGNPAPFGFEAPDEILVDVIRNLPTSQGYCDSKGLYSARKAIVHYYQTKGLLDVTVNDVYIGNGVSELITMSMQALLNDGDEILIPAPDYPLWTAAATLAGGTVRHYLCDEENNWFPNLADMEAKITPKTKAIVVINPNNPTGAVYSKEILLEIAELARKHGLIIFADEIYDKILYDGAVHHHIAALAPDLLTITFNGLSKAYRVAGFRQGWMVLNGPKHHAKGYIEGLDMLSSMRLCANTPMQHAIQTALGGYQSINEFILPGGRLLEQRNKAWELINQIPGVSCVKPMGAMYMFPKIDTEMYGIHDDMKFVYDLLVREKVLFVQGTGFNWIRPDHFRIVTLPPVHQIEEAMDKLKRFLQNYHQ, from the coding sequence ATGGAGAAATTCCCTAAATCATCCAAACTGGATCACGTTTGTTACGACATCCGCGGCCCGGTTCACAAAAAAGCCCTGCAACTGGAAGAAGAAGGCAACAAAATCCTCAAGCTCAATATCGGCAATCCGGCTCCGTTCGGCTTTGAAGCGCCTGACGAAATTTTGGTTGACGTCATCCGCAACCTGCCGACTTCGCAAGGCTATTGCGACTCCAAAGGCCTTTACTCCGCACGCAAAGCCATCGTCCACTACTACCAAACCAAAGGACTGCTCGACGTTACCGTCAACGATGTTTACATCGGCAACGGCGTCTCCGAATTGATTACCATGTCCATGCAGGCGCTGCTCAACGACGGCGACGAAATCCTGATTCCCGCACCGGACTATCCTTTGTGGACCGCCGCCGCAACACTGGCAGGCGGTACCGTCCGCCATTATCTATGCGACGAAGAAAACAACTGGTTTCCCAACCTTGCCGACATGGAAGCCAAAATTACGCCTAAAACCAAAGCCATCGTCGTCATCAACCCCAATAACCCGACAGGCGCGGTGTACAGCAAAGAAATCCTGCTCGAAATCGCCGAACTGGCGCGTAAACACGGCCTGATTATTTTCGCCGACGAAATTTACGACAAAATTCTTTACGACGGTGCCGTACACCATCACATTGCCGCCCTCGCCCCCGACTTGCTGACCATTACGTTTAACGGCCTCTCCAAAGCCTACCGCGTAGCCGGTTTCCGCCAAGGCTGGATGGTTCTCAACGGTCCGAAACATCATGCCAAAGGCTATATCGAAGGCCTCGATATGCTCTCCTCCATGCGTCTGTGTGCCAATACGCCGATGCAACACGCCATTCAGACGGCCTTGGGCGGCTATCAAAGCATCAACGAATTTATCCTGCCTGGCGGCCGCCTGTTGGAACAACGCAATAAGGCATGGGAACTGATCAACCAAATCCCCGGTGTTTCCTGCGTCAAACCGATGGGCGCGATGTATATGTTCCCAAAAATCGATACCGAAATGTACGGCATTCATGACGACATGAAATTCGTCTACGACTTGCTCGTGCGTGAAAAAGTCTTGTTCGTCCAAGGTACAGGCTTCAACTGGATACGCCCGGACCACTTCCGTATCGTTACCCTGCCGCCCGTTCATCAAATCGAAGAAGCCATGGACAAACTCAAACGCTTCTTGCAAAACTACCATCAATAA
- a CDS encoding 4-oxalocrotonate tautomerase family protein produces MPYVNIKVTGGSEAPSAEQKAELIRGVTELLSRVLNKNPETTVVVIDEINMDNWGIGGKSVTVRRAEARNK; encoded by the coding sequence ATGCCCTACGTCAACATCAAAGTAACCGGCGGCAGCGAAGCCCCGAGTGCGGAACAAAAAGCCGAATTAATTCGCGGCGTCACCGAATTACTCTCACGCGTTCTCAACAAAAATCCCGAGACGACCGTCGTCGTCATCGACGAAATCAATATGGACAACTGGGGCATAGGCGGTAAAAGCGTGACGGTTCGCCGTGCTGAAGCGCGCAATAAGTAA
- the efp gene encoding elongation factor P produces MKTAQELRAGNVFMVGNDPMVVQKTEYIKGGRSSAKVSMKLKNLLTGAASESIYKADDKFDVVILARKNCTYSYFADPMYVFMDEEFNQYEIETDNIGDALKFIVDGMEDVCEVTFYEGNPISVELPTIIVREVEYTEPAVKGDTSGKVMKTARLVGGTEIQVMSYIENGDKVEIDTRTGEFRKRA; encoded by the coding sequence ATGAAAACAGCACAAGAACTGCGCGCCGGCAACGTATTCATGGTTGGCAACGACCCTATGGTTGTTCAAAAAACCGAATACATCAAAGGCGGTCGCTCTTCCGCCAAAGTCAGCATGAAACTGAAAAACCTGCTGACTGGTGCCGCTTCTGAAAGCATCTACAAAGCCGACGACAAATTCGACGTCGTAATCTTGGCCCGCAAAAACTGTACTTACAGCTACTTTGCCGACCCAATGTACGTCTTCATGGACGAAGAATTCAACCAATACGAAATCGAAACTGACAACATCGGCGACGCGTTGAAATTCATCGTTGACGGCATGGAAGACGTATGCGAAGTCACTTTCTACGAAGGCAACCCAATCTCCGTAGAATTGCCTACCATCATCGTTCGCGAAGTTGAATACACCGAGCCTGCCGTTAAAGGCGATACCTCCGGTAAAGTGATGAAAACCGCACGTCTGGTCGGCGGCACTGAAATCCAAGTGATGTCTTACATCGAAAACGGCGACAAAGTCGAAATCGATACCCGTACCGGCGAATTCCGTAAACGTGCTTAA